One part of the Terrimicrobium sacchariphilum genome encodes these proteins:
- a CDS encoding NYN domain-containing protein, protein MKPRVLIVDGHSMIFQWPDLTLQHAKRGVVARETLVKMLTGLQDNSDWHVAVVFDGTGVKASEESKGDGIQVFYSKADQTADSIIERLTAKYAQQYDVTVATDDILERTTVESFGAISMSAHQLREEIDFAGRELDQRLKKLRRS, encoded by the coding sequence ATGAAACCGCGTGTCCTCATTGTCGACGGTCATAGCATGATTTTTCAATGGCCTGACCTGACTCTCCAGCATGCCAAGCGCGGCGTCGTCGCGCGGGAGACGCTGGTAAAGATGCTGACAGGCCTGCAGGACAATAGCGACTGGCACGTCGCCGTTGTCTTCGACGGAACAGGCGTCAAAGCTTCCGAGGAATCCAAGGGCGATGGCATCCAGGTCTTTTACTCCAAGGCCGACCAGACGGCTGACTCCATCATCGAGCGTCTCACGGCCAAGTACGCGCAGCAATACGACGTCACGGTAGCCACCGACGACATCCTCGAGCGAACAACCGTCGAGAGCTTCGGCGCGATTTCCATGTCCGCCCATCAACTGCGCGAAGAAATTGACTTCGCCGGGCGCGAGCTAGACCAGCGCCTGAAAAAGTTGCGCCGATCCTGA
- a CDS encoding copper-translocating P-type ATPase produces the protein MSDHQHHCCGHKESSRPAQTEPSHAAPDRKNEHEPEHKEAHSCCGAHKAHHAPVQSSTAAYICPMCPGVESDKPGACPKCGMALERNLAVPLPGAKAGYTCPMHPEVHSDTPGSCPICGMALEPVAASAAEEEDPELRDMRRRFWFGLPLAAIVFLLAMSEHIPGFHPLSGTVSAWVQFILSTPVVLWCGWPFFERGARSLVSRHFNMFTLIALGTGAAWIFSVASLLLPGLLPGHAGHGGAPIVYFEAAAVIIILVLLGQVLELRARAGTGEAIRALLKLAPKTAHRVTEEGEEDIDLSLVHAGDRLRVRPGESVPVDGVVLEGSSSVDESMITGESLPVEKSAGASVTGGTINGSGSLLMEAKHVGNETVLARIVQMVAEAQRSRAPIQRLADQVAGWFVPAVLAVSAVTFLVWWLLGPAPALAFAVVNAVAVLIIACPCALGLATPMSIMVAVGRGAGMGVLIKDAEALETLSKVDYLVLDKTGTITEGKPAVVAVRAVPGQSEEDVLKLAAILEGRSEHPLGRAVVDAARSRKLIIGEPEDFSAITGGGVKGRWNSQEVAVGSREFMESVGAKFDATLDPEAASLRKTGSTVVWVALGDQILGFLAIADQVKATSAEAIARLHELGLKIVMLTGDHADTASHIAGQVRIDTVIAEVTPEKKRDAISKLQAEGHRVAMAGDGVNDAPGLAAADVGIAMGTGADVAIASAGITLVKGDLLGIVNAISLSKATLSNIRQNLAFAFLYNTLGVPIAAGVLYPVFGLLLSPIVASAAMSLSSVSVITNALRLRRVKL, from the coding sequence ATGAGCGATCACCAGCATCATTGCTGCGGTCACAAGGAATCGTCGCGCCCGGCGCAGACCGAACCTTCCCACGCAGCACCCGACAGAAAGAACGAGCACGAGCCAGAGCACAAAGAGGCGCATAGTTGCTGTGGCGCGCACAAGGCACACCATGCTCCCGTGCAGTCGTCGACTGCGGCATACATCTGCCCGATGTGCCCGGGCGTGGAATCAGACAAGCCCGGAGCCTGTCCGAAATGCGGAATGGCCCTGGAGCGAAACCTGGCTGTTCCGCTTCCCGGAGCGAAGGCGGGATATACCTGTCCCATGCACCCCGAGGTGCATAGCGATACGCCGGGCAGTTGCCCCATCTGCGGGATGGCTCTGGAGCCTGTGGCGGCGTCTGCGGCGGAAGAGGAGGACCCGGAGCTACGCGATATGCGTCGCAGATTCTGGTTCGGCCTGCCGCTGGCGGCGATCGTTTTCCTGCTGGCGATGAGCGAGCATATCCCGGGTTTTCATCCTCTATCCGGGACGGTGTCCGCGTGGGTGCAATTCATCCTCAGCACCCCGGTCGTGCTCTGGTGTGGCTGGCCGTTCTTTGAACGCGGTGCGAGGTCGCTGGTTTCGCGGCATTTCAACATGTTCACCCTTATTGCCCTGGGAACCGGAGCCGCGTGGATCTTTAGCGTGGCTTCCTTGCTTCTGCCGGGATTGTTGCCCGGTCATGCGGGACATGGCGGCGCGCCGATCGTGTATTTCGAGGCGGCGGCGGTGATCATCATCCTGGTGCTGCTCGGGCAGGTGCTGGAACTGCGCGCGCGGGCGGGGACAGGCGAGGCGATCCGGGCCTTGCTCAAGCTCGCTCCCAAGACGGCCCATCGCGTGACTGAAGAGGGGGAGGAGGATATTGACTTGTCCCTCGTTCATGCCGGAGACCGCTTGCGGGTGAGGCCTGGCGAAAGTGTCCCGGTTGATGGTGTTGTCCTTGAGGGTTCTTCTTCGGTGGACGAGTCCATGATTACCGGCGAGTCGCTGCCGGTAGAGAAATCCGCAGGGGCATCCGTAACCGGCGGTACGATCAACGGCAGCGGCAGTCTGCTGATGGAGGCAAAGCATGTCGGTAATGAAACCGTGCTCGCCCGCATCGTGCAGATGGTGGCGGAGGCGCAGCGCAGCCGCGCACCGATCCAGCGTCTGGCCGACCAGGTGGCGGGCTGGTTTGTTCCCGCAGTTCTCGCGGTTTCCGCGGTGACGTTTCTCGTCTGGTGGCTCCTGGGGCCAGCTCCCGCGCTGGCCTTTGCCGTGGTGAATGCGGTCGCTGTGCTGATCATCGCCTGCCCATGCGCGCTTGGACTCGCCACGCCCATGTCGATCATGGTCGCGGTGGGGCGAGGAGCCGGGATGGGCGTGCTCATCAAGGATGCCGAGGCTCTGGAGACCTTGAGCAAGGTGGACTACCTCGTCCTCGACAAGACCGGAACGATTACCGAAGGAAAGCCCGCGGTGGTCGCTGTAAGGGCGGTGCCAGGGCAATCGGAGGAAGACGTCCTGAAACTGGCGGCGATCTTGGAGGGCCGGAGCGAACATCCCCTGGGACGAGCGGTGGTCGACGCGGCCAGGAGTCGCAAACTGATTATCGGAGAGCCGGAAGATTTCTCGGCCATTACGGGAGGAGGCGTAAAGGGGCGATGGAACAGCCAGGAGGTCGCCGTGGGCTCTCGCGAGTTCATGGAATCCGTTGGGGCGAAATTCGACGCTACTCTCGATCCGGAAGCTGCCTCTTTGCGTAAGACAGGCAGCACCGTGGTCTGGGTGGCATTAGGAGACCAGATTCTCGGTTTCCTCGCCATCGCGGACCAGGTAAAGGCCACCAGTGCCGAAGCCATCGCCCGGCTGCACGAGCTTGGCCTGAAGATCGTCATGTTGACCGGCGACCATGCCGATACGGCCAGCCATATCGCTGGTCAGGTCAGGATCGACACGGTCATTGCCGAGGTCACGCCGGAGAAAAAGCGCGATGCGATCTCGAAGCTCCAGGCTGAAGGCCATCGCGTGGCCATGGCTGGTGACGGCGTCAACGATGCGCCGGGTCTGGCTGCGGCCGATGTGGGCATCGCCATGGGCACAGGCGCCGATGTGGCGATCGCCAGTGCGGGAATTACCCTGGTGAAGGGCGACCTCCTCGGAATCGTCAATGCCATCTCGCTAAGCAAGGCGACTCTGTCGAACATCCGGCAGAATCTCGCATTTGCCTTCCTTTACAACACACTGGGCGTGCCGATCGCTGCGGGCGTGCTTTATCCCGTCTTCGGCCTGCTGCTGAGTCCCATTGTGGCCAGTGCGGCGATGTCCCTCAGCAGCGTGTCTGTCATCACCAACGCCCTGCGTTTGCGGAGGGTCAAACTATGA
- a CDS encoding efflux RND transporter periplasmic adaptor subunit, whose product MRTLALLLCAVLLAACNKAPQETRKIKMYQSPMHPWITSDKPGNCTICGMKLVPVYEGDEVMSGDKNLISLHDSSVAALSVATAPVQREMMTKNLRFTGILEDDENIHRVIAAFYDGRIDRVYVHHVGEYIEKGQPLAAIYSPELLYIVREYQTAMRGGDQAVARNSAQRLVQYGLSPEQLAGLAKTPEAVYTIDLLAPISGTVVTKKAYLGQFIKTGEPLFEMGDLSKLWFHAEVYERDLPDIRIGEKAIIRTPTVPGREFPGVVTFIDPNFDAATRSTKVRIEVENPLADGDQKGLRRLLPHRAYAEADLIADLGERLVVPRSAVLRDGRREVVYVEEAPGKYIQRSVKTGRVAGDRVEILAGVNAGDKVVSNGNLMIDAEAQLRGGDTPPVAVPKSALQAAPAEITAFLQGLAKVSDALAADNPTQAVAAGQALPELAKALPVEHAMMAEIQAVQSVPTALAGTTLDEARKTFLPWSQAGSALALAVAKAGLDPGVQVLECPMTGGSFPGAPNKAQWVQSGADTRNPYLGAAMLSCGVPAKP is encoded by the coding sequence ATGAGAACGCTTGCTCTTCTTTTATGCGCCGTACTGCTGGCCGCCTGCAACAAGGCTCCTCAGGAGACGCGCAAGATCAAGATGTATCAGAGTCCTATGCATCCGTGGATCACCTCGGACAAGCCCGGCAATTGCACGATCTGTGGCATGAAGCTCGTTCCTGTCTACGAGGGCGACGAGGTGATGAGCGGCGATAAAAACCTGATCAGCCTGCATGATTCCTCGGTGGCGGCCCTGAGTGTTGCCACTGCGCCGGTACAGCGGGAGATGATGACGAAGAACCTGCGGTTCACCGGCATCCTGGAGGACGATGAGAATATCCACCGTGTCATTGCCGCTTTCTATGACGGCCGCATCGATCGCGTGTATGTCCACCATGTCGGCGAGTACATCGAGAAGGGCCAACCTCTGGCAGCCATCTACAGCCCGGAGCTGCTCTACATCGTCCGGGAATACCAGACCGCCATGCGGGGAGGAGATCAGGCCGTAGCCAGAAACTCCGCCCAGCGCCTTGTGCAGTATGGACTCAGCCCAGAACAGCTGGCCGGTCTGGCCAAGACACCCGAGGCCGTCTACACGATTGACCTCCTCGCCCCGATCAGCGGCACGGTAGTGACGAAAAAAGCCTACCTGGGACAGTTCATCAAGACCGGCGAGCCATTGTTTGAAATGGGCGACCTTTCCAAGCTCTGGTTCCACGCCGAGGTCTATGAACGCGATCTGCCGGATATCCGGATCGGCGAAAAGGCGATCATTCGCACGCCGACCGTGCCGGGGAGGGAATTCCCGGGTGTGGTGACATTCATCGATCCGAATTTTGATGCCGCGACGCGCAGCACCAAGGTGCGCATCGAGGTGGAGAATCCGCTGGCCGATGGCGATCAGAAGGGACTGCGCCGCTTGCTCCCGCATCGAGCCTATGCCGAGGCCGACCTGATCGCGGATCTTGGCGAACGTCTCGTGGTGCCGCGATCTGCGGTGCTGCGGGATGGACGCCGGGAGGTCGTCTATGTGGAGGAGGCTCCCGGCAAATACATTCAACGATCCGTGAAAACCGGGCGCGTGGCTGGAGATCGGGTGGAGATCCTCGCGGGCGTGAATGCTGGCGACAAGGTCGTCTCCAATGGCAACCTCATGATTGACGCCGAGGCGCAACTGCGCGGTGGAGACACTCCGCCGGTCGCGGTGCCGAAGAGCGCATTGCAGGCTGCGCCAGCCGAGATTACGGCTTTTCTACAAGGGCTGGCGAAGGTCTCCGATGCGCTCGCAGCAGATAATCCGACGCAGGCTGTCGCGGCGGGGCAGGCACTGCCTGAGCTGGCGAAAGCGCTACCCGTCGAGCATGCCATGATGGCGGAAATCCAGGCGGTTCAGTCGGTGCCGACGGCACTGGCTGGCACGACTCTGGATGAGGCGCGGAAAACCTTTCTCCCATGGAGCCAGGCAGGTTCGGCACTCGCGCTGGCGGTGGCCAAAGCGGGCTTGGACCCGGGCGTGCAGGTGCTGGAATGCCCAATGACGGGGGGCAGCTTCCCCGGAGCGCCGAACAAGGCGCAGTGGGTGCAGTCTGGTGCGGATACGCGCAACCCTTATCTCGGAGCGGCGATGCTAAGTTGCGGCGTTCCGGCCAAGCCATGA
- a CDS encoding efflux RND transporter permease subunit, with protein sequence MSTHESRGGIGWLIDWSLNNRFIVACAVLIVVALGFRALRTTPVDAIPDLSENQVIVTADWAGRSPQEVEDQVTYPLSTNLQGLAGVKEVRAQSMFGFSLLTVVFEDGVDNYFARTRVLERLSFLQELLPPGVTPRLGPDATGLGWVYQYYLKVDPAKAPDGGYDLGALRAVQDFFVRYQLAAVDGVAEVASVGGFVRQYQVTADSGKMRAAGVSLREVMDALTNSNLNVGGKVVEENGMEFVVRGIGLVHSVDDLKQIAVRTVNRLPITLQDIAEVSLGGDFRRGALDVDGKEVVGGIVIMRTGENAMRVIERVKEKIAQISPSLPKGVSIVPFYDRSGLIERTIDTLKHALVEEIILVTLAHIIFLWHFRSILIVTLPLPISILISFILMKEFGISSNIMSLAGIAIAIGVLVDAGIVMTENVLRHCEEAERKKGSRLTALETLEVTRTAAHQVGRPIFFAMAVIILAFLPVFALTGQEGKLFHPLAFTKTFAMVGATILGVTLVPVLCTWLVRGPFHAEKENIVMRFLMGLYRPVLGWALHHGKTVMMLAFALLVGALFLASRIGSEFMPPLKEGSLLFMPVLLPSTSLTEVKRVMSWQDRVIKSVPEVESAAGKLGRAESATDPAPVEMIETTIILKPQEQWRPGMTKDKIVAELSEKLSVIPGYVPGFLQPIENRILMLSTGIRAQVGIKILGSDLDVLQRTAFQVEELVRKIPGAVGVAASRVQGKPYVEVIPDRFAMARYGLNIREVMDVVEIGIGGLNVSTTIEGRERYPIQLRLDRGERDDIENLGNILVPRPGGGSVPLGQVAQIVRASGPSEIASEDGLLRVFVQTNVQGRDLGGFVKEVQQRIAEKIQLPPGVTIKWSGQYENQLSAQRTLIMIVPVVLLIIFMLLTVVFRSALEASHVLLAVPFALTGGVLLQYLLGYNFSVAVWIGYIALFGTAIQTGVVMVVYLEEALKRRMEERGASFSLRDLKESVLEGAMLRLRPKVMTVATVVASLLPIMWSAKTGAEVMKPLATPVIGGMVSSLLHVLVVTPVIFYWIRRRELKGRMIED encoded by the coding sequence ATGAGCACGCACGAATCTCGCGGCGGTATTGGCTGGCTCATTGACTGGTCGCTGAACAATCGCTTCATCGTCGCCTGCGCCGTGCTCATCGTGGTCGCGCTGGGCTTTCGCGCGTTGCGCACCACACCTGTCGACGCCATCCCCGACCTGAGCGAAAACCAGGTCATCGTCACGGCGGACTGGGCGGGACGCAGTCCGCAGGAGGTCGAGGATCAGGTGACTTATCCGCTCTCGACAAACCTCCAGGGGCTGGCCGGAGTCAAGGAGGTACGGGCGCAGTCGATGTTTGGCTTTTCGCTGCTCACCGTCGTCTTCGAGGATGGGGTGGATAATTACTTTGCCCGCACCCGTGTGCTGGAGCGACTGAGTTTTCTTCAGGAACTTCTGCCTCCGGGTGTAACGCCGCGGCTCGGCCCCGACGCAACCGGGCTGGGGTGGGTGTATCAGTATTATCTGAAGGTCGATCCCGCCAAGGCTCCCGACGGGGGCTACGATCTCGGTGCCCTCCGCGCGGTACAGGATTTCTTTGTCCGTTATCAACTCGCTGCCGTCGATGGCGTGGCCGAGGTGGCGAGCGTGGGCGGGTTCGTGCGCCAGTATCAGGTCACTGCGGATTCCGGGAAGATGCGTGCGGCGGGCGTGAGTCTGCGGGAAGTGATGGATGCGTTGACGAACAGCAACCTCAATGTCGGTGGCAAGGTCGTGGAGGAGAACGGCATGGAGTTTGTCGTGCGTGGCATCGGGCTCGTGCATTCCGTCGATGACCTGAAGCAGATCGCCGTGCGTACGGTAAACAGGCTGCCGATCACACTCCAGGACATTGCCGAGGTTTCGCTCGGGGGAGATTTCCGCCGGGGCGCTCTCGATGTCGATGGAAAGGAGGTCGTCGGCGGCATTGTCATCATGCGTACGGGCGAGAATGCGATGCGAGTCATCGAGCGCGTAAAGGAGAAGATCGCGCAGATATCTCCGTCGCTTCCAAAGGGCGTCAGCATTGTGCCGTTTTACGATCGCAGTGGATTGATCGAGCGCACCATCGACACGCTGAAGCATGCGCTCGTGGAGGAGATCATCCTGGTCACGCTGGCGCATATCATCTTCCTCTGGCACTTCCGCAGCATCCTGATCGTCACTCTGCCGCTGCCGATTTCGATCCTGATCTCGTTTATCCTGATGAAGGAATTTGGGATCAGCTCAAACATCATGTCGCTGGCAGGCATCGCCATCGCCATCGGCGTGCTGGTCGATGCGGGCATCGTGATGACTGAAAACGTCCTGCGCCATTGCGAGGAGGCGGAGCGCAAGAAAGGCTCTCGTTTGACGGCGCTGGAAACGCTGGAGGTCACGCGCACTGCAGCGCACCAGGTGGGCCGCCCCATCTTCTTTGCCATGGCGGTGATCATTCTCGCGTTCCTTCCGGTCTTTGCGCTGACCGGACAGGAGGGAAAGCTCTTCCATCCGCTGGCGTTCACGAAAACCTTCGCCATGGTTGGCGCGACCATCCTGGGTGTGACGCTCGTGCCGGTGCTCTGTACGTGGCTGGTCAGGGGGCCATTCCATGCCGAGAAGGAAAATATCGTTATGCGGTTCCTGATGGGGCTGTATCGCCCTGTGCTCGGGTGGGCGCTCCATCATGGGAAAACCGTGATGATGCTGGCCTTTGCACTGTTGGTCGGGGCGCTGTTTCTCGCTTCGCGCATCGGCAGCGAATTCATGCCTCCGCTCAAGGAGGGCAGTCTGCTATTCATGCCCGTCCTGCTGCCGAGCACTTCGCTGACCGAGGTGAAGCGCGTGATGTCGTGGCAGGATCGCGTGATCAAGTCTGTTCCCGAGGTGGAATCCGCCGCAGGCAAGCTGGGCCGCGCCGAATCGGCGACCGATCCCGCGCCGGTGGAAATGATCGAGACAACCATCATCCTCAAGCCGCAGGAGCAATGGCGGCCGGGAATGACAAAGGACAAAATCGTCGCCGAGCTTAGTGAAAAACTCAGCGTCATTCCTGGCTATGTTCCCGGCTTTCTCCAACCCATTGAAAATCGCATCCTGATGCTCAGCACGGGCATCAGGGCTCAGGTCGGAATCAAGATTCTCGGCTCCGATCTCGATGTGTTGCAACGCACTGCCTTCCAGGTGGAGGAGCTTGTGCGAAAAATTCCGGGCGCGGTTGGAGTGGCGGCGTCGCGGGTGCAAGGCAAACCGTACGTCGAGGTCATTCCCGACCGCTTCGCCATGGCGCGATATGGACTCAATATTCGCGAGGTGATGGATGTGGTCGAGATCGGCATCGGCGGTCTCAATGTCAGTACGACCATTGAAGGTCGCGAGCGGTATCCGATTCAGCTCCGGCTGGATCGCGGAGAGCGCGACGATATTGAGAATCTCGGCAACATCCTCGTTCCTCGCCCCGGTGGAGGCAGCGTGCCATTGGGGCAGGTGGCGCAGATTGTGCGCGCCTCAGGTCCGAGCGAAATCGCCAGCGAAGACGGTCTGCTGCGGGTCTTTGTGCAGACCAACGTGCAGGGGCGCGACCTGGGCGGATTCGTCAAGGAGGTGCAGCAACGGATCGCGGAGAAGATCCAACTCCCGCCGGGAGTGACGATTAAATGGAGCGGGCAATACGAAAATCAGCTCAGCGCCCAGCGTACGCTGATCATGATCGTCCCGGTCGTCCTGCTAATCATCTTCATGCTCCTCACGGTCGTGTTTCGTTCAGCGTTGGAAGCCTCGCACGTATTGCTCGCCGTGCCATTCGCTCTCACGGGTGGCGTGTTACTCCAGTACCTGCTGGGCTATAACTTCAGCGTGGCTGTGTGGATCGGTTACATTGCGCTTTTTGGCACGGCGATTCAGACCGGCGTGGTGATGGTCGTTTACCTGGAAGAGGCTTTGAAGCGCCGCATGGAGGAGAGGGGAGCTAGCTTCTCGCTCCGCGATCTCAAGGAGTCCGTGCTGGAAGGCGCGATGCTGCGCCTGCGTCCCAAGGTGATGACTGTTGCGACGGTGGTGGCGAGTCTGCTGCCCATCATGTGGAGCGCGAAGACGGGAGCCGAGGTGATGAAGCCGCTGGCTACGCCCGTGATCGGCGGCATGGTGAGCAGCCTGCTCCACGTGCTCGTGGTTACGCCGGTGATCTTCTATTGGATTCGCCGACGGGAACTGAAAGGCCGGATGATCGAGGATTAA
- the nadA gene encoding quinolinate synthase NadA has translation MVTVATDIVEEILALKKERNAVILAHNYQVGEIQDLADYVGDSLGLSYHAAETDAELIVFCGVHFMGETAKIVNPTKTVVIPDMEAGCSLSDSCPADKLDAFLQEHREKNYYVIAYINCSAGVKALADVIVTSGNALKIVESAPKDRNILFVPDQNLGAWVMEKTGRKMDLWQGNCYVHVEFTRDSINKIRAEYPGAEVVAHPECTYAVRMLADEVCSTEKMLSYCRDSKADSFIIVTESGMLHRLRREVPGKTFIPGPTELCACNDCRYMKLNTLEKLRDCLDYRSPEIIIPEDIRVKAERSVRRMLELSC, from the coding sequence ATGGTTACTGTCGCGACCGACATCGTTGAAGAGATCCTTGCCCTCAAAAAAGAGCGCAACGCCGTCATCCTGGCCCACAACTACCAGGTGGGTGAAATCCAGGATCTGGCCGACTATGTCGGGGACTCGCTGGGATTGAGCTACCACGCGGCGGAGACGGATGCCGAGCTGATCGTCTTCTGCGGCGTCCACTTCATGGGAGAGACGGCCAAGATCGTCAATCCCACGAAGACCGTGGTCATTCCCGATATGGAGGCAGGATGTTCGCTCTCGGACTCCTGCCCCGCCGACAAGCTCGACGCCTTCCTCCAGGAGCATCGGGAGAAGAACTACTACGTCATCGCGTACATCAACTGCAGCGCGGGCGTGAAGGCCCTGGCCGACGTGATCGTCACCAGCGGCAACGCGCTCAAGATCGTCGAGAGCGCGCCCAAGGACCGCAATATTCTCTTCGTCCCCGATCAAAACCTCGGCGCGTGGGTGATGGAAAAGACGGGCCGCAAAATGGATCTCTGGCAGGGTAACTGCTACGTCCATGTCGAGTTCACCCGCGACAGCATCAACAAGATCCGCGCGGAGTATCCCGGAGCCGAAGTCGTGGCGCATCCGGAATGCACCTACGCCGTGCGCATGCTCGCCGACGAGGTCTGCTCGACGGAGAAGATGCTCTCTTACTGCCGCGACAGCAAGGCAGACAGCTTCATCATCGTCACTGAGAGCGGCATGCTGCACCGCCTGCGGCGCGAGGTGCCGGGCAAGACCTTCATCCCCGGCCCTACCGAACTCTGCGCCTGCAACGACTGCCGGTACATGAAGCTCAACACTCTCGAGAAGCTGAGGGATTGCCTCGACTACCGCTCGCCGGAGATCATCATCCCGGAAGACATCCGCGTAAAGGCGGAGCGCTCCGTGCGGCGCATGCTGGAGCTGAGTTGTTAA